The DNA segment TGGGTGGTCTGGAACGGTCTGCTTTTGCTGGCCTGCGTGGGGCACGTGGAGGAGGCAACGCTGGCACTGTTGCTGGCCCCGTTTGCCGTCGTGACGGTCTGCGCCTTTCACGCCGGTTATCCCGCCGCCACCGACCGCACCGGCCCTACCACTGCTCCACCTCCGAACGGAGCGGCTCCAGATCGGGATCCTGAAGGGCCATCTGCTTGACCTCGTCCCGGTCGCCCAGTTCGAAGGCGCGGCGCAACCATTGGCGGGCCTCGTCCAAACGCCCCATCTGGCAGGCGTAACAGGAGAGGTTGTACGCCACCAGCAGTTCGCGCGGAAAATGAGCTGCAGCCGGCAGAAGAGCCGCCCACGCCTTTTCTAGGCCTCCCTGCGGCGCCCGACGCAACGCGTACGCCCGATGCAACCACCCACTGGCGCGATCGGGCACCAGCCGCACCAGTGCTTCCGCCACCGTCACAGCCTCGGCCCACCGCTGTTGGGCGGCGAGGATGGACCACTGCAGTTCCAATACGTCCGGATGCGGCTGTGGGCGCCGCAACAAAGGTTCCAGTTCGCGCTCCGCCTCATCCGGCCGACCCAGCTCCATCCAGCCAAGGGCGGCCAGCAACCGATGACGGTCCGGGTACTCGATCGTACTCATGCCGTAATTCCGGGACCGCTCCCCGGGGAGGCATCCGCGCCAGAGCCGGCTCA comes from the Limisphaera ngatamarikiensis genome and includes:
- a CDS encoding TPR end-of-group domain-containing protein, whose protein sequence is MSTIEYPDRHRLLAALGWMELGRPDEAERELEPLLRRPQPHPDVLELQWSILAAQQRWAEAVTVAEALVRLVPDRASGWLHRAYALRRAPQGGLEKAWAALLPAAAHFPRELLVAYNLSCYACQMGRLDEARQWLRRAFELGDRDEVKQMALQDPDLEPLRSEVEQW